The following coding sequences lie in one Acidimicrobiia bacterium genomic window:
- the rplT gene encoding 50S ribosomal protein L20 — MARVKRAVHSKKKHRAILKEAKGYYGNKSRSFRAANEQVMHSGNYAFRDRRARKGQFRRLWIQRINAACRQHDTTYSRFINGLKNAGISVDRKMLADLAVTDQAAFASLVALAAAAPASEASSEVAPVAEVAPVAETAPEASVVEEAAGDDDLSSKTVVELKKVAAELNLSVTGLRKAELIDAINAAR; from the coding sequence ATGGCCAGGGTCAAACGAGCAGTACATAGTAAGAAAAAACATCGCGCAATACTTAAAGAGGCGAAAGGCTACTACGGCAATAAGAGCCGTTCGTTCCGCGCCGCAAACGAACAGGTCATGCACTCTGGCAACTATGCCTTCCGTGACCGCCGGGCCCGCAAAGGCCAGTTTCGTCGTTTGTGGATTCAACGCATCAACGCAGCCTGCCGTCAACACGACACCACCTACAGCCGTTTCATCAACGGTCTTAAAAATGCGGGTATTTCCGTAGACCGTAAAATGTTGGCCGACCTTGCGGTCACCGACCAAGCAGCCTTCGCCTCATTGGTGGCTTTGGCTGCCGCAGCGCCTGCATCCGAGGCTTCTTCTGAAGTTGCCCCTGTTGCGGAAGTTGCCCCGGTGGCTGAAACTGCACCCGAGGCTTCGGTTGTCGAAGAAGCAGCAGGTGACGATGACTTGTCGTCTAAAACCGTAGTTGAGCTCAAAAAGGTAGCTGCTGAGTTGAACTTGTCGGTTACTGGTCTTCGTAAGGCCGAGTTGATCGACGCCATTAACGCTGCTCGGTGA
- the rpmI gene encoding 50S ribosomal protein L35, whose amino-acid sequence MPKMKTHRGLAKRVKVTSKGRLRKRSKNRSHLLEKKSARRKRRLSGESDVSKADDRSVRSRLNN is encoded by the coding sequence ATGCCGAAAATGAAAACCCACCGAGGGCTCGCAAAACGAGTCAAGGTGACGAGCAAAGGCCGTTTACGGAAACGCAGTAAAAACCGTAGCCACCTTTTAGAAAAGAAATCCGCCCGTCGCAAGCGTCGCCTTTCTGGCGAAAGCGACGTTTCAAAAGCAGATGACCGTTCAGTGCGGAGCCGTCTAAACAACTGA